In Zingiber officinale cultivar Zhangliang chromosome 6A, Zo_v1.1, whole genome shotgun sequence, a single genomic region encodes these proteins:
- the LOC121997333 gene encoding uncharacterized protein LOC121997333, with amino-acid sequence MDDHVVLHVDRLITPQTIETVAKEKDPTPSSESSSRPDPSRSSTSGVVSGKEKGGEENIKVSEEEEPLIQMVECRICQEEDHMKNLEVPCACNGSLKYAHRACVQRWCNEKGDITCEICHEQYKSGYTAPPLADPDETRIDINGGWIISGSSLDFHDPRILAMATARSQLVDAEYDEYATNASGAAFCRSTVLIFMALLLLRHALTLTDADGDEDDASSFFSLFLLRAAGFLLPFYIMAGAIIILQRRRQRQEAAASAATGVAFILQSGRQRGLHLTLAPDSPATPHPDPDPDPHS; translated from the exons ATGGACGACCatgttgtgttgcatgttgaccGCTTGATAACGCCACAAACTATTGAAACAGTAGCAAAGGAGAAGGATCCGACACCTTCTTCTGAATCTTCCAGTCGCCCAGATCCATCCCGTTCTTCCACATCAGGTGTCGTCTCTGGCAAGGAGAAGGGAGGAGAGGAGAATATCAAGGTTTCTGAGGAAGAAGAACCTCTTATTCAGATGGTAGAATGCCGCATATGCCAAGAGGAGGATCACATGAAGAACTTAGAGGTCCCATGCGCTTGCAATGGCAGTCTGAAG TATGCCCATAGGGCATGTGTGCAGCGctggtgcaatgagaagggtgATATAACCTGTGAGATCTGCCATGAG CAATACAAGTCTGGGTACACAGCGCCACCGCTTGCCGATCCTGATGAAACCAGAATAGACATCAA TGGTGGTTGGATAATCTCAGGTTCTTCTTTGGATTTTCATGACCCTCGAATTTTAGCAATGGCTACAGCACGCAGCCAACTGGTTGACGCTGAATATGATGAGTATGCTACGAATGCTAGCGGTGCTGCTTTTTGCCGCTCCACTGTTCTAATT TTCATGGCTCTTTTGTTGTTGAGACATGCATTGACTCTTACTGACGCTGATGGAGATGAGGATGATGCTTCCTCATTCTTTTCG CTTTTTCTCCTACGCGCTGCTGGTTTTCTGTTGCCATTTTACATCATGGCTGGGGCTATAATCATCTTGCAACGTCGACGTCAAAGACAG GAAGCCGCGGCTTCAGCAGCGACTGGAGTGGCCTTCATATTGCAGTCCGGTCGGCAAAGAGGGTTGCATCTCACATTAGCACCTGATTCGCCTGCCACTCCCCACCCAGACCCAGACCCAGACCCACACTCATAG
- the LOC121997334 gene encoding uncharacterized protein LOC121997334, which yields MAASFAIFTPSSARAAFFSAASADYSRSRLSSPLLLPPRIARTLRLRPVSSSIPSPVLDSTSRSKTGKWEWKFNGNSVNVYFEEHEAESAANAKQILLVPTISDVSTVDEWRTVAKDIVAREGDVRCRATIVDWPGLGYSDRPSLEYNADVMQNFLEQFINAPDGPLANSGGELVIFGGGHAATIALRAAGKGSINPASIAAVAPTWAGPLPIVFGRGSDMETRYGLLRGTLRAPAVGWMMYNMLVSNEKSIKSQYESHVYANPENVTPSIVESRYALTKRKGARYVPAAFLTGQLDPVKSREEFLQLFAELEGKTTILVVSSANAPKRSKAEMEALKGAEGVTKFVEVPGALLPQEEYPLAVAEELYKFLEEQFGSKL from the exons ATGGCCGCCTCCTTTGCCATCTTCACTCCTTCCTCCGCCAGAGCCGCGTTCTTCTCCGCAGCATCCGCCGATTACTCTCGCTCGCGCCTCTCGTCGCCTCTTCTTCTGCCTCCTCGGATCGCCAGAACACTTCGGCTGAGACCCGTCTCTTCTTCCATCCCCTCCCCCGTCCTCGATTCTACTTCCCGATCCAAG ACTGGTAAATGGGAGTGGAAGTTCAATGGAAATTCTGTGAACGTCTACTTTGAGGAGCACGAGGCGGAGAGTGCTGCAAATGCCAAACAGATTCTTCTCGTCCCCACGATCTCGGATGTTAGCACAGTCGATGAGTGGAGGACGGTCGCCAAAGACATTGTTGCACGAGAGGGAGATGTACGATGCCGTGCCACCATTGTTGATTGGCCTGGTCTTGGATACTCTGACCGGCCGTCGCTCGAGTACAATGCTGATGTTATGCAGAACTTCCTTGAGCAATTTATCAATGCACCAGACGGTCCGTTGGCAAATTCAG GAGGCGAGTTGGTCATATTTGGTGGAGGACATGCCGCAACTATTGCCCTTCGTGCGGCTGGAAAGGGTTCGATCAATCCAGCATCCATTGCGGCTGTTGCACCGACTTGGGCCGGTCCTTTACCTATAGTCTTTGGTCGAGGTTCTGACATGGAAACAAG GTATGGACTCTTGCGGGGCACGCTGCGAGCACCTGCCGTAGGTTGGATGATGTACAACATGCTCGTGAGCAACGAAAAGTCCATCAAGTCGCAATACGAATCGCACGTCTACGCAAACCCTGAGAATGTGACTCCAAGCATCGTGGAGAGTCGGTATGCATTGACCAAACGGAAAGGCGCTCGATACGTCCCTGCTGCTTTTTTGACAGGCCAACTCGACCCTGTGAAATCACGCGAGGAGTTCCTCCAACTATTTGCAGAATTGGAAGGGAAGACCACTATACTGGTCGTTTCCAGTGCCAACGCCCCCAAGAGATCGAAAGCCGAGATGGAAGCGCTAAAAGGCGCCGAAGGTGTGACTAAGTTTGTGGAGGTTCCGGGGGCCCTTCTTCCACAAGAGGAGTATCCATTAGCAGTTGCAGAAGAGTTATACAAATTCTTGGAGGAGCAGTTTGGTTCAAAACTCTGA
- the LOC121997335 gene encoding zinc-finger homeodomain protein 9-like, with protein MEEAPKAAAEAEARVKPFVLPNGALRKHHHHQHHHRPPSSAPAAEFMYRECLKNHAASLGGHALDGCGEFMLSPSADPADPTSLRCAACGCHRNFHRRLPGPHRRDGAEDDRGGTDDDEEEDDEEEEEEEEEEDGKIPLPHHRVSRSPPPPPFHSAPHMLLALSAGIPGGPSPLPIPARPVAVPSLAMTTAAPQPRKRFRSKFSPEQKGRMQELSERLGWRMQKRDEGMVEEWCREIGVDKGVFKVWMHNNKHTFLGLSRRGRNSGATGGGQTERNSPSSNGDGVHHSGRDDADGNNGHVVNDSFSS; from the coding sequence ATGGAGGAGGCTCCCAAGGCCGCGGCGGAGGCCGAGGCCAGGGTCAAGCCTTTCGTCCTCCCCAACGGCGCACTGCGGAAGCACCACCACCACCAGCACCACCACCGCCCGCCGAGCTCTGCTCCGGCGGCTGAGTTCATGTACCGCGAGTGCCTCAAGAACCACGCCGCCAGCCTCGGAGGCCACGCCCTCGATGGATGCGGCGAGTTCATGCTCTCTCCCTCCGCCGACCCAGCGGACCCCACCTCCCTCCGCTGCGCCGCCTGCGGATGCCACCGCAACTTCCACCGCCGGCTCCCTGGCCCCCACCGCCGCGACGGCGCCGAGGACGACCGCGGCGGCACCGATGACGACGAGGAGGAAgacgatgaggaggaggaggaagaggaggaggaagaagacggGAAGATCCCCCTGCCGCACCACCGCGTCTCGCGCTCGCCGCCTCCGCCACCCTTCCACTCCGCCCCCCACATGCTCCTCGCCCTCAGCGCCGGCATCCCAGGCGGCCCCTCTCCGTTGCCCATCCCTGCACGGCCCGTCGCCGTACCTTCCCTGGCCATGACCACCGCAGCTCCGCAGCCGCGGAAGAGGTTCCGGAGCAAGTTCAGCCCGGAGCAGAAGGGGCGGATGCAGGAGCTGTCGGAGCGGCTGGGGTGGCGGATGCAGAAGCGGGACGAGGGGATGGTGGAGGAGTGGTGCCGCGAGATTGGCGTCGACAAGGGCGTCTTCAAGGTCTGGATGCATAACAACAAGCACACCTTCCTCGGCCTCTCTCGGCGTGGGAGAAACAGCGGCGCTACCGGCGGTGGCCAAACAGAAAGGAACAGCCCTAGCAGCAATGGCGACGGCGTCCACCACAGCGGCAGGGACGATGCTGATGGCAACAACGGGCATGTGGTGAACGATTCTTTTTCCTCTTGA
- the LOC121997338 gene encoding gibberellin-regulated protein 6-like, with product MAMAKLVLVLAMALLAMAMADSSHKVLAKATDGSSEQYMQALNGQGSLRTFQCPSQCSRRCSQTQYHKPCMFFCQKCCVKCLCVPSGYYGNKGECPCYNNWKTKRGGPKCP from the exons ATGGCCATGGCTAAACTTGTTCTTGTGCTTGCCATGGCTCTCCTAGCCATGGCCATGGCTGATTCCAGTCACAAG GTTCTTGCCAAAGCTACTGATGGTTCTTCAGAGCAATACATGCAG GCTTTAAATGGGCAAGGATCCCTCCGAACCTTTC AATGCCCATCACAATGTTCAAGGAGGTGCTCTCAAACGCAGTACCACAAGCCATGCATGTTTTTCTGTCAGAAGTGTTGCGTGAAGTGCCTGTGTGTGCCCTCAGGTTATTATGGCAACAAAGGAGAATGCCCTTGCTATAACAACTGGAAAACCAAGAGAGGAGGACCCAAATGCCCTTGA